GGCGCGTCTGAGCTTCTAGTCGGAAATCCACGGGGTGACAGTCGTACCCGGGTCGCACGACGCATGCCCATCCCACCCTGGTATATGAAGTGTGAGGAAATCGACTCCGGCGAGGGCAAGCAGTTTCAGGACCGGAGCGCTCGAGCACTGTGTACGAAATGGATCATGACATCGCCATCACCCACGCACGACCCTCCTGTCTCGGTGGACGCATCAGAGTTAGAGCCGAGGCCTTTCTACGTGGATCCGCAGTAGGCGCCGGGCCCCCGATGCGCACCTTCTTTCTCTGCGCGCTGCTCGCCGCGGCGCCCTCGCCGCCCGTGAGCTTGAAAGCAGGCGCGGCCGAGTCCGGTGAGGAAGTCTCCCTGACCATCAACGGTGTCGGGGTGCCCGCGCGCGTCGAAGCGGGCATCTACCTCTTCGGCAAGCTCAGCGTGCCCTCACATCCGCTCCGAGCGCTCCTGCTTCGCAGTACCGATGGCGGAGCCCACTGGACCGAGGTGCTCCCAGCCGAGGAGCACAGCGAGGTGCTCTTCGTGCGCTTCGTGGGCTGCCAGGGTCGCGCCCTCGTGGGTTGGAGCACGGAAGGTCCCGGGCAGCTCACGCTGTTCGCGACCTCTGACTGTGGGGCGAC
Above is a window of Cystobacter fuscus DNA encoding:
- a CDS encoding WD40/YVTN/BNR-like repeat-containing protein: MRTFFLCALLAAAPSPPVSLKAGAAESGEEVSLTINGVGVPARVEAGIYLFGKLSVPSHPLRALLLRSTDGGAHWTEVLPAEEHSEVLFVRFVGCQGRALVGWSTEGPGQLTLFATSDCGATWKRRGRLPKAVWSEWPEQMDWKDGQRGTVWLTDANEENAPARAIATSDGGRTWSNLEQPPRVPPPEPPLEARGPTGVLWKVTPEERTIRVERQENGAPPEVRVLLPVSWRREGKKLVPAG